Within the Salmo salar chromosome ssa12, Ssal_v3.1, whole genome shotgun sequence genome, the region ATCTACACTAGGTAATCTAAATAACTACTATGTGTACAGGTTAGTAAGTAAAATATATCCACTATGGACTGTCTGTATTTACTTATCTGAATTAGTGATAGTAAGTactatgtagcctactgtaacttgCTACAAGGTACATTGGTTATTTCCCTACAGCAGGGTATCTTAATCCTGGTTCTGTGgactcaaaggggtgcacatttttggtTTTGCCCTAGCAatacacacctgattccactaatcaaaggtttgatgatgagttgattagtGACATGAtgtgtgtagtgctagggtaaaaactaaaatgtgcacccctttgagtcCACAGAACCAGGACTACGAAACAGGCCCCTACAGTAACCCTAGACTAATGCATTGTTTTTGGGGATTCTACTTATGAGACGTGAGAAAATAAGAAAACCAAGCTATTGATCCAAACTATTTATGTAGCAATATTTCCAGGTGGTAGAAATATATTTTCTCTAATactgtggtcctgtgtggctcagttgttagAGCATGATGCTTGTAACACCAAGTGTCAATTCCCACTGGAGCCACCCATATGTGAAATGTatacacgcatgactgtaagtcactttggacaaaagcgtctgctaaatggtataTATTATTTCTACAATATCAATGTTTTACAGATTTGATAGAATGCACTTTACAAAACTGTATCTGGCTATGTAATAATGCAATGCGATGTCCAGCACTTTACACAGTGCACTAGTATTAGTGCAATTACATGAAAATTGCGGCATACTTCTATTAACTTTAAAAAAGAAAAAACTAGCGTTATTGGCAGTACAATCTTTAGTTTCATCATTGTTTACCTGTTTTGGGATGAACAACTGCTGATGAACAATATGACATTTATATAGATGTGTATGCTGGCATTCACACTATTTCTTACATGAATAAATTATGTTTTTGTTAAAAAGCACTACTTCTACTGATTGAAATGCGTTATTTGATGGTACCTTGGTTGATACAGTATCAACATTTGACTTAGTTTAGATAATGGCCAAactgtcctctgagagaaagagagctgaaTTCTTGAAACTGCCAGAGCTTTGAGTAAGAAAGAGAAAGCCAGAGCCTTTTCATTTGTCAACTACTTTTATTTAAATGAACTAAGTTCCACTCAACCTCAGCAAAACAGTTGGTCAAGGAGAAAAGGCTTAACGTTGTCTCAATCTAAAGGTATTACTATTCAGCTAACAAAATAATGGTGTTTATTAGGATCCTATCAAACACTGATAATAACCAGATAGGAAAAAATGTCCTGCTTGCTATTTGCCGCCTTTCTTATGCCCAAGGCTGTAAATTCCTACCACCAGTGGGTGAATGGAGTTTTCTGTTCAAGATGATATTTTCATCTCTGCCAGGTAGCCCCCCACTCATAGGACTGTCACTCACTTGATGAACAATACCCGCGATCAAATACCTGAAAGTAATCTGATTAAACTAGTTGAGGTACAATACATGTCCTGTGGacattatttacctttatttaatcagggagTCGCCATTGAGACCAGTGTCTCTTTCAAGCGCTGCATATACAATTTCTTAAAATACGTAAATCTAATACAATATAAGTACTACCTTACCTGGAAGTCGGCTGATAAGGTAATACCTACTACTTTACCTGGAAGTCAGCTGATAAGGGACATGAGGCAATTGTTTTGACTATGTGACGTGACTAAGAGGGACTCTACCCTAATCATCAttccttccagtcattgtgcaTCCTGGAGTGAGAATGGAAGAACGTAGCAGAAAGAGAGCTTTTGTGCTTACTACCTCATGCGGCACATGAGAGTTGACTTCACTAATCTGGTTCAACATACATTATACTTCAAAGTACAAACTAGTTGTGAATTGGATACAGGCAGACTTAAGTCTGCTATTCATTTGCTGAGAAAATCACATTGCTAACCATGTGACCCGATCAGGGAAAAACTCCTGACCCTAAAGTCAGCCAACATTAGTAGCCAGTATTGGCACACTCCACAGGAAGGCTGCGGAGGAGAGCTAACCCTTCCTCCACCTCATCCCCTCCCTGAgagatcctctcctcctcttcctccacccccaTGTAGGAGATGTGTGGGGAGGCCAGGGCCTCTTCCTTTATGCAGGGGCCATACTCCAGTGGCAGCAGCCTCTCGCTATGGTGGAGTAGAGACTGGTTGTTGGGCTGATTGGGCTGGTTGTCCATCGCTAGTTCCAGGTTGAAGAGGAGGCAGAAGCCCAGGGGGTCAGGGTGGCTCTCGGTTGGGGTGTTGGGGGTCTCGGTTGTGTAATGGGTGCTGGTGGTGGACAGCTGGAACCGCAGGACGGAGCGACGGCGCTGCTGTGGAGGAGGATCCTCTGCACTCTTAAACTGTGTATGTGTTTCTTTGGCAGATGCCAGAAAGCGTAGGGGCCACAACCTGACAGGATTGCAGGGCCACAACCTGACAGGATTGCAGGGCCACAACCTGACAGGATTGCAGGGCCACAACCTGGCAGGAACACCAGGCCAAAATTTGACAGGACCAGAGGGCCACAACCTAAAAGCATCACAAAACAGAGTGTAAAACAGCACTGGCTGCACTAGCCTGACAGAAAGTGTTATGGAAATGTACTTGGTAGAAGAGAGATTAAAACAAACATGTCTGACAGACAGGAGCTACCACCGGGCAATGGCAGATCAACATTCAATTTTGATTGATACATAATTGCCCACAGTTTAAAATGAACCACACCTAGAAACCCTGTAGTCAAGTTTGTTGATGTCAGGATTAATCTGACAAGAAAATCTATTGAAATATAATTCACTAACCACGTTGATATCATACGTTAACCAGAAAGTATGTTGAAATAACAAATGGTGACTCAACCAATTCTAACCTGATTGGGATGCTCTTGCCAATAACACCATGGTGTTTGTGTGGCACATGATTTCCAGTAACTGGGATCGCTGACTTACAGCTGATACGATCTGATAGTCACGTCTCACCTGTGCATGAGGTTCTTCCTGGGGTGAGAGAGCTTTAGAAGGAATGGCACAGCCATTTCGACACCCGGCCACAGCCACTTCCCTGGGACTTGGCGGAGCCAACACAGCACCCTGGGGGATGTAAAGTCCATGTACACACAAGttgaagcaacaaaaaaaaaaacatagacaCAAATGTACAAATGGTAATATGGTATGAACACAAGCATGACAGAAAGAGCCATAGTTACAGTATGTGTACTGTAAACACTATCAGTTCACAGATAAGTTTACCCTTGGAAATCGCCAGACATGTCTGAATTGTCTATGGAAGTTTCCATAATTATGCTTATTTTAATGGTGTTAGTCATAGTAACTAGGCTATCATGTTTTGATTGATGGACATTTTATAGTCCGTGGGGTAATGTGACTTGTTTTCTTTGTTCTTTTGATAAATTCAATATGGTTGTTTGTATAGACGCTAGTATTGAGCATCACCTGTAGTTGACATGGAGAAAGATAGAGGCTGGCAGTATGTAGGGCAGCAGCAGGTAGGACAGCAGACGGGCTGGGAAGAATGAGTTGTTTACACCACATTTAGCCATGAGGTTGCACAGCAATGCTGAAACAGTAGACAAAAGAAGGACAACCACAACTGTGTCAAAAGGTTGGCTGGTTTCCATGAAAGTGCCGAAGATCAATTAATTACtcctttttgtttacaaagccctACTACACAAGCTTCCAACTTACCTAACTTTGTTGTTATAgtataaaaaaaacattacataCCAAACCCactcacagggttggttaactctcGAGGTTCCTCAGATCTCCCCCAAATTAGGTAAATCCTAAAGTACACTGCAATTAGACGCTCTGATGTTGCTCGGGCAATTTAAAATATTGATTGGGGAACTATTTGCTGAGGAATGTGGCTGTTTTTCTTGATTGTTTGTTGAGCTATATTTTAGTTTGTTTTTGTCCTatctgattttgatttgattttgtctaTGAATTGTATGTGCAGGGCTCCCTTGCGaaagagaccctggtctcaatggtgaATCTCTGTCAAATAAAACATAACGTTATAATGATATTTTAACAGTCTTGGCTGTCAAAGGTGAAGAAACCATAAAACAACACTTGAATGTGAGAGATAAATGTTTTGTGTTTTACTATTGAGCAACGTTTATAATTGTCTCACCCATCTGGGCATGGCTTCATAGTTAAGGGACAGCTGAAGTTGTGGCTAAATGCCCACTAACAACACAGCAGTGGCATGACATGGTgatgtggtgtgggtggtgtcgTCATGCATACCTCTCTGGACCCACGGTGGCAGGCTGAGATATACAGCCTTCTCTAGAGAGCTCAGGTTCCACCTCAGGTCCTCCAGGCCATGGGAATACTCCTCAGGCAACTCTGGATCCAGCTCTGAGTCCGTCAATACGTCCCCTtttttctcctcttccctctctttctcctcctctagtgttacctcctcctcctctaatttCAGGACAGGCTGCGAGTCGGTGTCACTCCCCAGAGAGGACTGGGAATGAACGTTTCTCATCCTTACTAGAGGGTGCTTCATATCTGCAACACATTTTCATTTGGTTGAACTTTTGACTCTGGTCTATTTATACATTGTAATAACTACAGCTATCATCAGTCCACTATGAATCTCATTACATAGAGCGATGAGGTCATTTGTCTTCAAAACAAAGGGATCCCGTCCACAAAGCTTGTATAGTGTATCTAAACATTTCAAAGCAAAAAACTAGTTAAGAAAAAAAGCTATTCACACTTTTATTGTGTCATGCATGCAGTTAAAGGGTAACACTTGCCTCTGTTATTAGCATATTTCATTTTccagagagatagatacaggCACAAGGAGAGAAGTAGGAGCAGGGGAAATTGGGTCGAGTTCCTCCCCCAACCAGCACAGTGTGGAGTGGACACTGGACAGGGACGTTTGACCAGGCACTGTTCGGACTGCCAGACTGCAATGTTGCAAGGTGAAACTATTTTTAGTGGACACCATGACTTGAAATTCCCTGGCAACAGTTTCATATTTATGTATTTACTTTTTAACCTTTGAGTAGATATTCTGGGGTAATTTTTTTGGGGAAGTGGCATTGTCTGTAAAGATGCCATTTTCAACCACCTTCTGAGAGAAAATGTGTACGAAATGAAATATTGTATTCAATTTATCCACAAGATGTCACTGCTGTGTCATGAATGGCAGTAGAACATTTCTCGTCCCCCTTAGATATTGTTAAAGATGCCAAATACAGCAAAATATAACACAGGTGGAATACAGGAGTCAGATGGGGACTTGATCTGCATGGAGCTGTATGCAGCACACCAAGCAGAGTTaaaacatgctgaccagaccggacacgtcgcgtgcgcgagcatcgcaaaataaatttagaaatccatgttattcagttattgcacccacactgctcgcaagcgtctgcgatgccaagggctaaaatagaagtcattcctatttctgacacagatcgcgctgaaagtcctgcctctcccatctcctcattggtttatagaagcaggtatccacgtaccatctcctcattggttatacccacgtgggtgattgaaagacgaactgttttgctggttgtcgtggtaatactatcaaagtgtagatgccaatcaccatataagttcaagaatgaaaaagcctggaaggaggagagatgactagaaatgattcggttggccgttttatgtgtggattaattgtcggagtggaggaccttgtgcatttcaggtaaaataacaactcaatattTACATCCCagaacaaattagctagcaacagaaagctagctaactaggacaaattagctagcaagtgcaagctaactagctaaattgccatacatgttcaatgcttttcgacctgtccccaaattaatgtcattggttcagagtttgttttgatattttaacctgcgtgtcatgatcgtgtttggtgtggggggactaaataaATTCATGCACGATAGCGCACGCTCGCAGCCAGTTTGGGCTCCGTGTTAGAGTAGTAGTTTCACAAGCAAACAGGTCAAGTACGTATAAGTGACATTTGAGtccaaatacactatatatacacaaatgtggacactccttcaaattactggattcggctatttcagccacaccagttgctaacaggtgtataaaatcgagcacgccgccatagacaaatattggcagtagaatggccttactgaagagtttagtgactttcaacgtggcacaatcacaggatgccacctttccaagcttcatgaaatgggttttgatggccgcacacaagcctaagaacaccatgcgcaatgccaagtgtcggctggagtggtgtaaagctcgccgccattggactctggagtgatgaatcacgcttcaccatctggcaatccgacagacgaatctgggtttggcagatgtcaggagaacgctacctgccccaatgcatagtgccaactgtaaagtttggtggaggaggaataatggtctggggctgtttttcatggttcggggtaagcccctttgttccagtgaagggaaatcttaacgcaacAACATACGataacattctagacaattctgtgcttccaactttgtggcaacagtttggggaaggccctttcctgtttcagcatgacaatgcccccccgtgcacaaagcaaggtccatacagaaatggtttgatgagatcggtgtggaagaacttgactggccagcacagagccctgacatcaaccccatcgaacacctttgggatgaattgtaacaCTAACCgccagccaggcctaattgcccaacatcagttccCGACCTGACTAGTGCTCTAGTGGCtgattggaagcaagtccccacagcaatattccaacatctagtggaaagccttcccagaagagtggaggctgttatagcagcaaagcagggaccaactccatattaatgaccatgaatttggaaagagatgtttgacgagcaggtgtccacatacgctacatgaccaaaagtatttttttgttttggggtaGCGATAGGAAATGAGTAAACAAAATATCTTCTACTAGCTAGGTGAAGCAGATACACTTCTCtacatatttatttggacagtgaagtaaAACCTTTAATATGGCTCTATAACCCagaattttggatttgagatcaaatgttatgaGGCGACAGCaaagaatgtcaccttttatttgaggatattttcatacatcgGTTTTAACATTAAAAATCAATTCCCCACATTTAAGTTGTCGTAAGTATTTAGAAAAATGAACTTAGTTTATTCaatttagtcaaaagtttagtatgcATCGACtatatcaagcttgtgactctacaaacttgttggatgcatttccactttgttttagttgtgtttcaGATTGTTGTGCCCCCCCAACtcccctcagacgatcccgcaagtgaagccggatgtggaggttctgggctggcgtggttccACATGGTTTGTGTCTAAAACGACTTGAGAAggagtttatggtagagaaattaacattagattctctggcaacagctcaggtggacattcctgcagtcagcatgctaattgcacacTCCCTGGAAACTTGAGACCACTGTggcattgttttgtgtgacaaaactgcacattttaaagtggccttgtattgtccccagcacaaggtgcacctgtgcaatgatcatgctgcCACACCTTccatgtggatggattatcttggcaaaagagaaatgctcactaacggatgtaaactaatttgtgcacagaatgagagaagcttttgtgcatatggaaaatggcTGGGATTCTTTATTTCAGCTAATGACttcttgcgtttatatttttgttcagtgtaaattcaTCCAAATACttgacaccttcaaatggggggggactatatatatatatatattttgtagctttatttaactagacatgtcagttaagaacaaattcttattttcaatgacagcctaggcaGGGGCATAACAACAGATCTTTACCTTATAAGCgctgggatttgatcttgcaaccttccggttgctagtccaacgctctaaccactaggctacctgccgcccccatttacacaaagtgctttcatttccaAATGCTAAAACAGAGGTATGAAAACACCCTCAAATATAATGTTCTGTCACctcaaacatttgatctcaaatccaaaacgCTGGAGTATAAAGCCAAATGAAAAGGtctagcttcactgtccaaataaacacGTAGTTGAGACTACCTCAAAAAGCACACACAATAGTCATTACAATTACATCAAGTATTGTTGATTCTAAACTTTACCGTGTCTAAAACGGAAATCCCATGCTATTCTGTGAATAAAAGGGAGCtaagaaaaaaatgtaaacatacCAGGTGTTTACGGTTCTTGATATTTTATAATCCAACAAGGTTTCTTTTTTAGCATAGATCGACAAATTAATCCCAACAGCGTCATTACACGCAAAATACCTTTTCCCATATCAAGAAAATGTGGTCGTTGCCAAAAGGAATACTACTGTTCTGCCAGACTTCAGGTTTGGCGCAGGCCAAGGTCAATATCTCAGTGAGCTACACAATGTGTTTGTGTCATTGTAACATTCACTTCCCCCCCCTTTAACGGTCCTACAAAATTGAACGTTAATGATAAAAtaacatataaaaaaaaaatgaagacaACAGTGGCTTTCTTCTAACCATTTCCATCTTATTATTGGTTTTTCAACCTCTAACGGAAGGAAGATTAATCAAAGAGTCCAAATCCCATGTCATCATCAGATCCCTCTTCagattcctctttctcctcctttttctcttccgctgcacagacacacaaacatagGTTAGTTTCGTATTTGGGAGCCTATCCCCAAAACACATTGACAATTTCCAGAAATACATAATCAAAGTGCATTTAAAATATCAAGCGTTTTCCTCAATGTGTCTTCTCATGCAATTCATTTCAAATAAACGCGTTTCAGTCCATTGAAATGAATGACTCCCTACTATGATGGCTTACCAGCAGTAGGAGAAACTCCAGCTGCAGCAGacccagcagcagcaggagcCGCCACAGCACCACCTGCTGGCACGGAGGCCAATTTAGAGAGACCTGCAAAGAGCAAAGGAGTAATTAATTGACAGGCCATTTAGATTGTACAGTGACTGGTAATTTGACAACATTTGCACCTATATGCAATCTACAGACCAAAGTCTGATTCACACGATGGTggcaaaccaagctgtactggtcattttggtattttattaggatccccattagaggtcgaccgattaatcggaatggccaataaattagggccgatttcaattgttttgttttttttacacctttatttaactaggcaagtcagttaagaacacattcttattttcaatgacggcctaggaacggtgggttaactgccttgttcaggggcaaaacgacagatttttaccttgtcagctcggggattcaatcttgcaaccttacggttaactagtccaacgctctaaccacctgctttacattgcactccacgaggagcgtacatgttacgcgaatgcagtaagaagccatggtaagttgctagctagcattaaacttaccttataaaaaacaatcaatcaatcataatcactagttaactacacatggttgatgatattactagtttatctagcctgtcctgcgttgcatataatcgcttaggtacacgttgctccaaccataaacatcaatgcctttcttaaaatcaatacacaagtatatatttttaaacctgcatatttagttaatattgcct harbors:
- the LOC106566033 gene encoding uncharacterized protein, with amino-acid sequence MASLQTMPLPQKNYPRISTQRLKSKYINMKLLPGNFKSWCPLKIVSPCNIAVWQSEQCLVKRPCPVSTPHCAGWGRNSTQFPLLLLLSLCLYLSLWKMKYANNRDMKHPLVRMRNVHSQSSLGSDTDSQPVLKLEEEEVTLEEEKEREEEKKGDVLTDSELDPELPEEYSHGLEDLRWNLSSLEKAVYLSLPPWVQRALLCNLMAKCGVNNSFFPARLLSYLLLPYILPASIFLHVNYRVLCWLRQVPGKWLWPGVEMAVPFLLKLSHPRKNLMHRLWPSGPVKFWPGVPARLWPCNPVRLWPCNPVRLWPCNPVRLWPLRFLASAKETHTQFKSAEDPPPQQRRRSVLRFQLSTTSTHYTTETPNTPTESHPDPLGFCLLFNLELAMDNQPNQPNNQSLLHHSERLLPLEYGPCIKEEALASPHISYMGVEEEEERISQGGDEVEEGLALLRSLPVECANTGY
- the LOC106566032 gene encoding 60S acidic ribosomal protein P2 isoform X2 — protein: MRYVSAYLLAVLGGNTSPSSKDIKTILGSVGIEAEDERLDKVVNELNGKDINEVMNSGLSKLASVPAGGAVAAPAAAGSAAAGVSPTAAEEKKEEKEESEEGSDDDMGFGLFD